One window of the Vigna radiata var. radiata cultivar VC1973A chromosome 1, Vradiata_ver6, whole genome shotgun sequence genome contains the following:
- the LOC111241373 gene encoding uncharacterized protein LOC111241373, with translation MGEIIWNSLLAHWNSVEFRKKSAQAQKNRASEKGGALHNAGSITIHEHAIRMAQALGRAVHVDEVFAQTHVRKGTNEFVDERSRKTHVNSSPRISNPHDYVIVYWP, from the exons ATGGGCGAAATCATTTGGAACTCTTTGCTTGCACATTGGAATTCAGTAGAGTTTCGCAAGAAGAGTGCACAAGCCCAAAAGAACAGAGCATCTGAAAAGGGTGGTGCCTTGCATAATGCCGGGTCAATCACAATTCACGAGCATgccattcgtatg GCACAAGCTCTTGGACGGGCGGTCCATGTTGACGAGGTCTTTGCACAGACCCATGTTCggaagggcactaatgaattcgttgatgaaagatctcgcAAGACTCATGTAAATAGTAGTCCTAGAATTAGTAATCcacatgattatgttattgtatattGGCCCtga
- the LOC111241370 gene encoding MAGE-like protein 2 has translation MTGEGSDXPDKGKGVARPKXRQRKTAKYVLRVPDTLPTPTSAVHPSPTPVVHPPPTHTVHPPPPTPAVHLPPPTPTVHPLLEPHIVHPSPLTPAEEPLPPLDPTSIPSSSSRPPSETATPFTDPDEDGDGDDVDPLLHDRPWIEPYGKGFIPSRVASQAIT, from the exons ATGACAGGAGAAGGTTCAGACCNTCCTGATAAAGGAAAGGGGGTAGCCAGGCCTAAAAANAGGCAACGGAAGACCGCAAAGTATGTACTTAGGGTGCCTGATACACTACCTACCCCTACTTCTGCAGTACACCCTTCCCCTACTCCTGTagtacaccctccccctactcatacagtacaccctcctcctcctacccctgcagTACACCTTCCTCCTCCAACTCCTACAGTACACCCTCTCCTTGAACCTCATATTGTACACCCTTCTCCTCTTACCCCTGCAGAAGAGCCTCTTCCTCCCCTTGACCCTActtctataccttcctcatctTCTAGACCACCTTCTGAGACTGCCACACCATTTACTGATCCagatgaagatggtgatggtgatgatgttgaCCCGCTCCTCCATGATCGACCatggattgagccatatggaaaagg GTTTATTCCATCCAGGGTTGCTTCCCAGGCCATCACATGA